CCTGCTTTTACCTCTTCAATTCCTTTTGCAAATTGGGTAGTTGAAGAGCATATCTTAAAATAAAAAAGAGCTCTTTTTTATTTTAAGATAATACTTCTTCTTTTACTTTTACACACTCATCATATACTTTATCAAGTAGTTCTCTAGCTTTTTTTTCTCTTCTATACTCGCCAAAAAAGTATATTAAAGCAAGAGCACCTAATATGTCAAAGGCCAAGGCAAACCATGCTTTCATAAGAACTGCATAAGTTCCCCAAGATAAAGTTGATACTAAAAGCAAAAGCTTCATTTTAAATGAATCTTTTGAAATAGTAGCCAAGGGTGTTGTAATAGATGCTAATACTAAAAATAATCCCTCATACTCTTTAAGTCCTAAAAGTAAAAAAATGGAAAAAAATGGAATAGAATAAAGAATTGCTTTTTCAAGTTTTCTATATTCTAAGGCTCCCACATAATACATAAGGGCTATGATAACTGATTGGTAAACACCATGTATTCCACCACTTTGATATAAATCAGGTATTATAAAAACAACTGATGTACCTAATAAAATTTTTGTTTTTATTAAATCTTTTATTGCCATTCCAATGGCATTTAAAACTATTGCTAATACGCCTAGCAGAGGCACCATAAAGGAAAACATGAAGTTTCCCTTTTAAAATTTAAAATTGGCTAATTTCATAAGTGATATGCTAACTGGTTTTATTAGCT
This portion of the Arcobacter nitrofigilis DSM 7299 genome encodes:
- a CDS encoding YgjV family protein, with amino-acid sequence MFSFMVPLLGVLAIVLNAIGMAIKDLIKTKILLGTSVVFIIPDLYQSGGIHGVYQSVIIALMYYVGALEYRKLEKAILYSIPFFSIFLLLGLKEYEGLFLVLASITTPLATISKDSFKMKLLLLVSTLSWGTYAVLMKAWFALAFDILGALALIYFFGEYRREKKARELLDKVYDECVKVKEEVLS